CGACCGTCGCGCCAGGTGGCTGCGCCGGGCGCCGGGCGGTTGGGGCGTCGGTCGCGCCCGCCGAGGAGGTCACGACCGACGATCGGCGGGCGGGTGGGGCTTTCGAGGTGCCGCCCCCACCGCGGCCGCAGGCCGACAGGCCTACGGCGACGGTGAGCGCGAGCAACGCGATGCCGAGTCGGCGGCGCATGGTGGTCATCGATCAGCCTGTGAAGGTGGGGTGGGCGGGGATGGCCTGGTCGACTGCTGCGGGCGCCGCAGAGGGCGTGGGTGAGTTCGTCGACTGACCCGGATCGCCGGGGTCGGTCGGGTTGGTCGGCTTGTCGGGGCCGGACCCACCGCTGGTCAGGTCACACGAGGCGAGCACCGGGTTGCAGGGGATCGGATCGCCGCCCGGCAGCGGGCTCGTGATGTCGCCAGGGCCCCGCGGCGGGGTCGGCACGGTCGTAGGGGCCGTCTTGCCATCGGGGCCGTGGGGGGTTTGCCCGCCGGCGGCGAAGGCGTGGCCCGCCGGTGCCATCAGGGCCAGCGAGAGCCCGGCGATGGCGGTCATCTTGCGGAAGCGGGTGCTGATCATCGGAAGTTCCCTTCGTCGGACGCCGGCCGTTCCGGCGTCGTCGAAGGTCCTGACCGACGACTTGCGCCGCTCTTACGCGAAATCTCGACGTTTTCCCCGCCGCCCCTTCCTGCTGTGAGCGCTCAACCACCTGTCAGGTGGTTGAGTGCTCACAGCAGGGTGGATCTTCCGGGGTGACGGGAAACACATTGCGCGACGACACCGTATCGATTTAGAAGATACGGGACCGTTCCGTAATGACCTGGAGGCCGCCCATGCGTGCAGCGTTGCACGACCCCGATATCGTCTACCGGCGGCGTTGGCTGACCCTGCTCGTCTTGTGCCTCAGCCTGATGGTCATCGGCCTCGACAACACGGTGCTCAACGTCGCCCTCCCCACGCTGGCACACAGCAAGCCCGAAGGCGGTCTCGGCGCCTCGGCCAGCCAGTTGCAGTGGATGGTCGACAGCTACACCATCGTGTTCGCCGGCCTGCTCCTCACCGCCGGCAGCCTCGGCGACCGGCTCGGCCGGTACAAGGGCCTGGCGTTCGGGTTGGCGGTGTTCGGCGCCGGCTCGGCGCTGTCCGCGGTCGCCGGTGACGCCAACGTCCTGATCGCCACCCGGGCCCTGATGGGCATCGGCGGGGCGTTCATCATGCCGTCGACCCTGTCGATCCTGACCAACGTGTTCACCGACCCCGGCGAGCGGGCGAAGGCCATTGGCATCTGGGCCGGCGTGTCGGCCATCGGCATCGGCCTCGGTCCGGTGCTCGGTGGTGCGTTGCTCGCCCACTTCTGGTGGGGTTCGGTGTTCCTGATCAACGTCCCGGTCGTGGTCGCGGCGTTGGTCCTCGGCTACTGGCTCGTGCCCGAGTCGAGCGACCCGTCGACCCCGAAGCTCGACCCGTTCGGTGCCGTGCTGTCGATCGCCGGCCTCGGCACGTTGCTGTGGGCGGTGATCGAAGCGCCGGGCAACGGATGGGGGTCGACCAAGACCCTGGTGGGGTTCGGCATCGGCGCGCTCATCCTCGTCGGCTTCCTGCTGTGGGAGCTGCGGTCCGACCACCCCATGCTCGACGTGCGGCTCTTCGAGAACCCCAGGTTCTCGGCCGCCAGCGGCGCGATCACGTTGACGTTCCTGTCGCTGTTCGGCGTGGTCTTCTTGATGACGCTGTACCTGCAGTCGGTCCTCGGCTACTCCGCGATCAAGGCGGGTGTGCTGCTGGTGCCGATGTCGATGGTGATGATGATCGCGGCGCCGAGCAGCACGATCTGGACCCGCATCTTCGGCAGCAAGGTCGTGGTTGCGGCTGGCATGACGGTCCTCGGGGTCACGATGTTGCTGTTCACCACGTTCAGCCCGCAGTCGTCCGCCCTGCACGTGATCTTGGTGACCATGCTCATGGGTGTCGGGATGGGCAACATCATGGCGCCGGCCACCGACTCGATCATGGGTTCGCTGCCGAGGGCGAAGGCCGGGGTGGGGTCGGCCGTGAACGACACCACCCGCCAAGTCGGCGGCGCCATCGGTGTGGCGGTGATGGGTTCGATCACGGCGTCGATCTACACGTCGCACATGACCGACAAGCTCACCGCGC
This window of the Acidimicrobiales bacterium genome carries:
- a CDS encoding MFS transporter, whose protein sequence is MRAALHDPDIVYRRRWLTLLVLCLSLMVIGLDNTVLNVALPTLAHSKPEGGLGASASQLQWMVDSYTIVFAGLLLTAGSLGDRLGRYKGLAFGLAVFGAGSALSAVAGDANVLIATRALMGIGGAFIMPSTLSILTNVFTDPGERAKAIGIWAGVSAIGIGLGPVLGGALLAHFWWGSVFLINVPVVVAALVLGYWLVPESSDPSTPKLDPFGAVLSIAGLGTLLWAVIEAPGNGWGSTKTLVGFGIGALILVGFLLWELRSDHPMLDVRLFENPRFSAASGAITLTFLSLFGVVFLMTLYLQSVLGYSAIKAGVLLVPMSMVMMIAAPSSTIWTRIFGSKVVVAAGMTVLGVTMLLFTTFSPQSSALHVILVTMLMGVGMGNIMAPATDSIMGSLPRAKAGVGSAVNDTTRQVGGAIGVAVMGSITASIYTSHMTDKLTAHHVPAAAIGPLSDSIGKTMGILQSPQGKPFASVVRPLAGTSYVSGLHVAAVVAACVLFVGILGVLRWLPARETPVDEPVVPGAPAPIAAPAASGAPAPGSAQPAPALATANGSATNGTANGSVAGDEAGDLLPEPLDGATVADGVVLDPQG